The nucleotide window CGACGCTCCGCACGCTCCCGGCCGTATCCAGGACGACGTCCACCCCGCCGCCGGACCACCGCCGGACCTGGCGTACGAGAGAGCGCTCCGTCCCCTCCGCGGTGCTCCACAGCTCCTGCGCCCCGAGGCGTTCCGCGAGCCCGCGCAGGACCCCATCCGGTTTCCTGCGGGTGACGAGGGCCGTGGCCCCGGCCCCCATCGCCCGGGCGCCCAGGAGCGCACCGAGCCCGAGCCCGCCGCCTCCGACGACGGCGACGCTCTCGCCCGCCTCGAGGTGCACGACCGAGCGCAGGGCGTGAAACGGGGTCGCCACCGCGTCCATGAGGAGCCCGGCGGCGAGGAGCGGGACGTCCTGCGGCAGCGGGATCACCCGGTCCTCCGGCACCGCGACCCGCTCGGCGTAGCCCCCGGGGCGGTGGTAGCCTATGACCTGCTGCGCCAGGCACAGGCTCTCCTGGCCGGACGAGCACAGCCGGCAGGAGCCGCACGGTACGATCGGGAAGACCGCGACCGACCTGCCGTCGACGTATCCCGAGATCTCGTGCCCGAAGACCGCGGGGAAGACGGTCCCGGTAGGAGCCGTCGCCCCGGCGGCGATCTGACGGTCCGACCCGCAGACCCCGCAGCCGGCGACCTCGACGACGATTTCCCCCTCGTCCGGTTCGGGTTCGGGTACCTCCCCGAGCCGGAATCCTCCCTCGGGGTCGAAGAGGGCAGCCCTCACCGGCTCTCTTCGCGCTCGCGGCGGCGCGCCTCGGCGAGGAGCCGCTCGGCGATCGTCATCTTCTGCATCTCCGCCGTCCCTTCCTCGAACCACAGCGAGCGGGCGTCGCGGTAGAGGCGCTCCACCGGGCTGCCGGAGAGGTAGCCCACGCCGCCGAAGGTCATGAGCGCGCTGTCGGTCACCCTGCCGACCATCTCTATCGCGTAGGCCTTCGCCCGCGCGGCCTCCCGGGCTATCTCCTCCCCCGCGTCGAACTTCCTGGCGGCCTCCAGGCACAGGAGGCGTCCGGCGGCGACCGCGACGTCCATCTCCGCCAGGCGCATCTGGATCGCCTGCCGGCTCGCTATCGCCTTTCCGAAGGTCCTGCGCCGGCGGGCGTATGAGACCGCCCGGTCGAGCGCCTCCTGCGCGAGCCCGACCGCGCTCTGGGCGATGCACGCCCGGCTCTGGTCCAGAAAGCCCCTGACAGCGACCTCGAAGCCGCCGCCGACCTCGCCGAGGACGGCCTCCTCCGGAACGGCGCACTCTTCGAAGGTGATCACGGCGTGGTCGCAGCCGTGGTCGCCCATCATCTCGGGCATCTCCTCGATGCGCATCCCCGGCTGATCTCTGGGGACGAGGAAGGCGGTGAGACCCGCCCTGCCGACCTCGGCGTCGGTCTTCGCGACGACGGCGAAGACGCTCGCGCGCCGGGCGAAGGTGATGAGGTGCTTTTTGCCCCGCAGGACGTAGCGGCCGTTCTCGTATGTGGCGGTCGTCTTCAGGTCTATCCCGGTCCCGGCGTCGGGTTCGGTGAGCGCGAAGGCGACGAGCTTCTCGCCGCGGGCTATCTGCGGGAGCCACTTTCGCCGCTGCTCCTCGCGGCCCTGGCCCACCGTGCGCCAGATGCTGTTGAACGCGTGGCAGGCCATCCGGATCGCACCGTGGCAGCGTGAGATCTCCTCCAGGATGGGGAAGTAGAGCGAGAGCGGAAGCCCTTCCCCGCCGGCCCACCGCGGCTGGGTGAGGCTGAAGAAGCCGAGCTCCCTGAGCCTCTCCCACAGCCCGTCGGGGATCTCACCGGTGCGCTCTATCTCTTCGCCCCACGCCTCGGCCTCCCCGAGCCGGAAGGCCCTGGCCCGCTCGCGCAGCTCCCCGGCCCGCCGGGCGAGGTCTTCGGTGGCCGCCTGGCTCAACGGCTGCCCGCCTCCACCACGAGCGGCATCTGCCTGAGGTCCTTGCGTTTGGTCTTGCCGGAGTGGGTCATGGGGAACTCCTCCATGAAGACGAGCCCGTCGGGGAGCTGGAAGCGCGCGAGACCCCGTTCCCTCAGGAACTCGTGCAGTTCCTCGAGCGAGAACTCCTCTGCGCCCTCGTTCAGGATCACGCACGCCACCGTGCGCTGCCCGAGCGTGGGGTCCGGCGCGCCGACGACGACGGCCTGGTCTATGGCCTCGTGCTCGCCGAGGACGTCCTCTATCTGCTTGGGGTCTATCTTGGTCCCGCCGCGGTTGATGATGTCGTCCGCGCGGCCCATGAAGGTGTAGCGGCCCTCCTCGTCTTTGCGCAAGAGATCCCCGGAGTGGAACCAGCCCTCCGAATCCCACCGCTCGGCGGCGGCCTTCGGGTTGTTGTAGTAGCCGGCGCAGAAGGAGGGGCCGCGGCAGAGCATCTCGCCCGGCTCCCCGACGGGCACCTCGTTGCCGTCGTCGTCCACCAGCCGCACCTCCATCCCCGGCAGCGGCCGTCCGACGGTCTTGCTTATCGCCTCTATCGGGTCGTCGGGGAGGGTGATGGACATCCCGAGCCCTTCGGTCCAGCCGAACATGCAGCTCACCGTGATCCCGGAGTCCTCCTGCAGACGCCGCAGGATGGGGCTCGGCACCGGCCCGCCGGCGTAGATGAACAGCCGGGCGTTCGTGGTGTCTATCTCCTTGAGGCGCGGGGCGTTGGCGACGTGGATGACGTGCGGCGGCGCCCCGACGAGGTAGGTCGGCTTCTCCTC belongs to Rubrobacter naiadicus and includes:
- a CDS encoding alcohol dehydrogenase catalytic domain-containing protein, whose protein sequence is MRAALFDPEGGFRLGEVPEPEPDEGEIVVEVAGCGVCGSDRQIAAGATAPTGTVFPAVFGHEISGYVDGRSVAVFPIVPCGSCRLCSSGQESLCLAQQVIGYHRPGGYAERVAVPEDRVIPLPQDVPLLAAGLLMDAVATPFHALRSVVHLEAGESVAVVGGGGLGLGALLGARAMGAGATALVTRRKPDGVLRGLAERLGAQELWSTAEGTERSLVRQVRRWSGGGVDVVLDTAGSVRSVGLAMGLLRPGGRLCVVGMEDEGGGPLPPISHWVRRGIVVAGSYAATVEDARTLVGWAGSGRIEPALLEAMVAEVRPLAEIEEVFRQPGRTGRVVIRPEV
- a CDS encoding acyl-CoA dehydrogenase family protein, producing the protein MSQAATEDLARRAGELRERARAFRLGEAEAWGEEIERTGEIPDGLWERLRELGFFSLTQPRWAGGEGLPLSLYFPILEEISRCHGAIRMACHAFNSIWRTVGQGREEQRRKWLPQIARGEKLVAFALTEPDAGTGIDLKTTATYENGRYVLRGKKHLITFARRASVFAVVAKTDAEVGRAGLTAFLVPRDQPGMRIEEMPEMMGDHGCDHAVITFEECAVPEEAVLGEVGGGFEVAVRGFLDQSRACIAQSAVGLAQEALDRAVSYARRRRTFGKAIASRQAIQMRLAEMDVAVAAGRLLCLEAARKFDAGEEIAREAARAKAYAIEMVGRVTDSALMTFGGVGYLSGSPVERLYRDARSLWFEEGTAEMQKMTIAERLLAEARRREREESR